CTCTAACTCCATAGTCTCTCCTGGACAGAGTCTGCTCCGAGATCTTTGTCTCTGCTCTCCAGAGCATGGGGACCTCTGGGGTTGAAGGAATTGGTCCCAATGGTCTGGGAAGATAGGTGTGGGTTATCTGAAGAGCCTCACCGTCCTGTTGTGCTGGTGTAGAGTCCCTGTCATCTGCAGGGGCCAAGGGGGCCGCCTTGCCCTGGTTCTGCCCAGCCTGGACACGAGCCAGGAACACGCCCTGACTAGCAGTGTGGTCCCTCCTATGAGAAGCATGTTCGTGGAGCTGGTTTCTGAcctacctttctctctctctcttcccgcTGTGCCTGCTCAGTTGGCTGGAGTTGTCTTCCTGGGTGTCGGACTATGGGCGTGGAGCGAAAAGGTAGGTGTGACTGTCACTAGGACCCTGAGCATCAGTCCGCCAGGTTTGTTTGTCCCTTCCTCCAAACTCCTCCCTGACGAGGTTCGTAGTCATTAATCTTTACAGAGCCGGCTCTTGGAAGTTACTGAACTTATGATGAAAACTCCTGGGGTCCTGCTGCTGGCCCTGTTTCCCCGTGGTAGGGTCGCTGCTAGAGGTCAAGGTTGGGCTGGTTGGGATTTTGAGCCCTGTGAGTGTGGGGAGCCCTCTCTCCTGTTCCCAGAAGCCCTGAGTCACCCTGGGGCATGTCTACAGCTGTGTCCAGGGCAGGCCTGGGGCTACCTTCTGGAATGGGTCCTGTCTGTGCCTCTGGGAGCCAGCAGGACCCTGAACACAGTTGTGTTGATTCCTGAAGCTCTTGTTCTCGTCCACGGGAAGGACCCCTGAGTCAGGGAGCAGGGCTCTGGGACATGCCCCCTGGGCGCCCTGTAGGCACCTTTGAATCTCCTTGCCCAGCCTgtagaggagaggggaggagaaaagaCCCGGCTCTTACTGTCCGGAAGGACAAGGGGCAGTTGGAACTCCAAGGATGGGACTAGACTGGGTGTGGGCAGGGTGGAGCTTTGGTGCCACATTTTGCTCTGCAGGTAGGTGGGCGCTGGGGAAGTAGAGAGACCAGGCTGGAAACAGTGGGAGCTAAAGCTTCCTCTCGAGTCTCAGGCCCAGGGCCCTCTGTTCCTTCAGTGGAATCTCTTTCTGCTTTCAGGAGGAGGAGACAGGAGCGCTTAGGTCTGTGGGCTTTCTTGCCATGGCCTTAGGAACTGGATACGGTCTGCCTTTGGGTTTGGGCCCCTTTAAGAGCTTGTAGTGCAATGTCACTTTGCCCTAGTGACCAAGAAGCTGGTGCAAGCCATGACTCGTAGTGCCACCGTGTGACCGCCTCCGGAACAGCAGCATCTCAGCCAACGGAGCCCTGACCCTAGGCCTGGCTACCCTGGCTCCCTGATTCTAGCTGGGTGCCTGGTCCGGCTGCTCTTTTCTCCATCCTCCTTTGAATCCTGTAGAACTGTTCTGTCCATTTCAGTTGCCATTAGCCAGATATGACTAATTAtatctaaattaattaaaatgaaatacaaattaaaattcagttctttaGTTCCACcaggccacatttcaagtgctcagaagCACATGTGACCAGTGGCTACCATTGTGAAcagtgcagatatagaacatCTGCATCATCACTGAAAGTTGGTGGGTGGCGCTGCCTTCGCCTGTCCTTGGCGGGTGTGCTGTTCACAAGCGTGTTCACGTTGAAGCTGTTTTCATCTCAGGATAGTGGGGTGCTCCATGAATTGAGTGCCAAGTCAACCACCAGATGGCCAGAGGCCAGGGCCCTGGGGTGCCTTGACCACGGACCAGAGGGCCCCTCAGGGCCTCTTCCACCCCAGGCCTGGCGTCAGTACCCTGCAGGCTACAAAAGAAGTGTGGGGTCTGCCTGGGAGGCGGTCACAGCCTAGATGGAGACCAGGAACGGGAGAGTGGCTGGGGGCTGACGTAGGCAAAGATCTACTGGGCAGAGGGGCCTCtgagggggcaggtggggaggggccgTGCCATGCCGTGGCTTTTAATGACAAGATTGAGCCTTGGAAGGCGGGTCCCTGTCCTCATTTAGGTCCGGACACAGCCCCCCAGGGCACCCTCGACTCTCTTTGAAGCTGATGTTACcctgctttctctgcctctttcagGGGGTGCTGTCCGACCTCACCAAAGTGACCCGGATGCATGGCATTGACCCTGTGGTTCTGGTGCTGATGGTGGGCGTGGTGATGTTCACGCTGGGTTTCGCTGGCTGTGTGGGGGCCCTGCGGGAGAACATCTGCCTGCTCAACTTTGTGAGTGGCCCTAGACACATGggtgggaggagatggggaggtaGGGGTGTGGGCTCTGCCGGGCAGGCCTAGCCCTTATCTGGGGGGTGGGTAGCAGCTCTTATGAGCCTCCCCCAGGATCTGGCAGTGGGGGGAGGAGGCAGCCCTTGGTGCCCTGCTGCCTAACGAAAGGTAAGATTTCAGGGAACAGTCAGATGAACCAGATCCTCATCTCTGGAGAGGTTGGGCCCCTCTGGATTTTATCTCCTAGTGGGCAGAGTCGGCTGCTCCCTGGcctgctctcctccccttcccttgcCTTTCATCTCCCTTAGGAAGTTCCAGTTGTTTGTTTGCTACTCACCTTTGCCCTTCCTGGCTAAGATCAAAAGATGTCAGTAATGTTAGGAAATCTTTTCCCTCCTCCAGGGTGTGTGAAACTGTTGGCTGTGCAATGCAGAATCCTTAATTTCCTGGCAGAACTTCGAGTTACTAAGAGTTTAGTTTTGTACTTAGGTACACATTCATTTTGAAATGCATTCAGCTAAAATTAAATAGCACCTGGTGGGGAAAACACATAATTGTGTTTTGCACTATAGTTTTTGTTGAATTTATTAGATCAAGCCTTTTTTTCTGGGCTTCATTTAGAAAGCAAAACACGTgggctttttctcattttttttttctcttaaagattATGTTTGGTTACCTTGCTTCTCTATGAATGGAGATTTCATTCTGGAGGGccttatgtgtgtatatgtttgtacATGTGCATGTCTTATTTTGAGATATTGTTGGTTGTTGCATAGCTGCTTAGTGTGCTGTATGGCCAGTGATAACGGCTGTGATAACTTGAGCTCTACAGGCTGGAGCCCCACCTTGATGGGAGGGGGTGTGTACCTGTGACTGCAGTGGCCTTTACAGAATTCCACCACTATTGTGGCCAGGGACAGCTGTGCTTCTGCAGAGGTTTTTATGCAGTTGACtatcatatacacacatacagagtaGGTACTGATAACGTCAGCAACTCCAGAGTTGTAAAGAGCCCTGCCAGGGAACTCAGATGTCCTGTATCTAAAGTATGTAACCTGAGtgaacctcagcttccttatcCCTAAAGTAGGAGTAACAAGTTTCTAGCAACTGGGATGGTTGTGTGTGCGAGGAGAGTGGTCAGATAGCGTGTCTGGAGCACAGTCTCTGCCCTGAAGGAGCTGATACCTGGTGGGGTAGGATAGCCATTCATTCCCGTGATGGAGTTTCCTTGGAGTGGGGGCTACTTCACAGGAGGTGGTTGGTACATTGTCTTGGAGCTTTCTCATACTTTCACTCATCTGACTCTTACCAACAATGCAGCAGTGTGAGTAGGGATGAGTTGCCCAGAGTACCCAGCTAATAACGTGGGATTCCCCAGACTCCAACGTGGGTCTCTTGGGTGCCGAGCTCGTGCTGTTCGCAGCAGGCAGAGGTTCTGGGTCGGACAAGGATGCGCGTCTGGCTGGGAGGCCAGAGGTGTAGTGACTTCTGCTCCTGTGCTTGTCCCCCTGCAGTTCTGCAGTGCCATTGTGCTCATCTTTTTCCTGGAGCTGGCCGTGGCCGTGCTGGCCTTCCTGTTCCAGGACTGGGTGAGGGACCGGTTCCGGGAGTTCTTCGAGAGCAACATCAGATCCTACCGGGATGACATTGACCTGCAGAACCTCATCGACTCCCTTCAGAAAGCTGTAAGCACCACCTTCTCCCTGATAGAGCTTGGCTTTTCTGGCTTCAGTCTGTGTGCATGGCTCGGGGGCCAGGCTGGTGGGGAACACTGGGCCTTCCCTTTTCAGCTCTGCCCACAGCCGGGAGGCCAGGGGAGGTGCTCGCCCCCCGACTCTGGTCAGGTTAGCTTTGTCTGCTTGTGGTTGCTGGCGGGCCAGGCTTGCTCTCAGGGTGCCCTCCCCCATTTGCTTTGGGCAGGCAGTCCAGCTGCACCCACGGCCACCCTACCCTCTACCCCCGCAGGGCCCGGGTCTCTCCAGCCCTGGCCACGCAGGCAGCTGCAGTCTCCTAGGTGCTGTGTGTGCTGAGGGGTAGAGCTGGGCGCGTGACTCCCCAACTGAGGCTATTCTTGTCCCCTTCCTCCTCGGGACCTTTTCCCCTTCCTGTTCGGGAGGGCAGAGCTGCCTGGAGGAAGGTTCTTCAGATGGAGAGGAATATGACCTCCCTGGACTCTGTTCCTGGGGGTTTGTCTAAGCAGTCCCAGGCCGTGGCCTTTTCTCTGTCAGGCCTTCCTCCCCCTTGTGTGTGGCTGTACCTGGAGGCTGGGACCACTGCTATCCCCCATCCCTGccacccctcccgcccccccgGCCCCAGGAGAAACCAGCTCCCCACCATGCCAGCCTGTGCAAGGCTGTTGTTCGATCTGTGCTCTGCCAGAAAACCTAGCTTCTTCAGGAACTTTTTATGTGGAACCCTTTTGTTCTGAGGAGAAAATAGAAGAGCATTAAAAATAACCATGAGCTGTTCTCCTTATTAACCAGAACTTGTTTACCCCTTATTTCATGTATTGTAGGATCCTACAAAACCCATTTATGTGATCAGAGATCCTTCCTGTGTCGTTAGATCCTTCCTCTGTTGTTAGATCTCTTCCGTGTTCGTCTGCGAAAGTCCCCATCCCACCCTCTGCTGACATCACTGCCTCCtgtgccttttccttttctgttcaagGCTGCCATTCTCTCTTCACTTCCACATAACCTTGGGCTTGCTGGTGTCAAGGATGCCAGGGTGGTTCCTCTCTGCACTGGCCTCAACGACATTGTAGTTTTCTCCactgccttcctctccttttaaaaaaatacctttccTTAGAGATTCAGTAAATGATGGAGCTTCCTCATGGTAGAATATCAGGTAGTCGTTAGAGCACCTGGAACCACGGAGGACAGGGCAGGGGAGGCGGGATTTTTACCTTAGAACCAAAAGTGAAGCCAAAATCCTGGTTGTGGGCCTGTGATTACGGCCATAACCGTGACAGCTGTAAGGGCAAGTGTGAAAACGACATCTGCTCTCGGATTGGGACGCCACTGACGTCACAGTGCCGCTTTCACTGTGTTTGGTTTTACGATTTTTTAGACAAATGGGGTTTTTCTTTGCTGCTTCACCAGATAGTGTGGGGTTCTGGGAAGGGAGGGTGGAGACCCCGGGTCAGGGGCAGAGCTTTGATTGCGTTACCTTTCACCCCAGTCATAACTCTCCTTGGGAGTAGACTTCAGCAGCTGTTTCCTGTAAAGAGGCACGAAAGGTGACTGGGGTCAGCTTGGACCTTTCCTGGGGAGGAAAGAGGTGTTCTCTCGGCGGGCAGTAGAGGACCACATCAGAAGGAGAGCGAGAAGCCCGCTCTCCCGGGTTGAGGGTCAgttggggaggaagggaaagttCCAGGGTGAGGAGGGAGTGGAGCTGACTCCAAGGGCACTGCCGAGCCGGCCTGGTGTGTTGGGCCCAGACAGGACCTGGACACAGTTTCCTTCTTAAGGGTCCACTCGGGTCACCTCGCTCACATCTCAGTGATGGGAGGTCCGTGGGGCGGGCTTCGATTTCTCTGTGTGATACACAGAGGTGCACTGAACCCCATGTCCCTAAGACAGACACCCTATGTGGGGCAACGACAGCCCTGGCTCAGAGCCCCGACAGTTCTCGGCTTTATGATTGCAGAACCAGTGCTGTGGGGCATATGGCCCTGAAGACTGGGACCTCAACGTCTACTTCAACTGCAGTGGCGCCAGCTACAGCCGCGAGAAGTGTGGGGTGCCCTTCTCCTGCTGTGTCCCCGACCCCGCGGTGAGTCTGCCCGAGCATGGACGGTCCCTCTGGAGCGGAGCAGTTCCTGCCTCCCTGAGCCCTCCCTGAGGGCTCTGGCTTCTTCTCTTCTGCGGATGGATTGAGTGCCCGGCTCCCCCTCCACTCGCCTCAGGGCTCTTGCAGCTCTGAAATCCTATACCTATAAATTCCATAAGTGTTTTTGCATGGCCCACCCTGGCTCTGGTGTGCTGGGTGAAGCAGGCAAAAAACAGTGGTCCCCCTCCCGTGAGGGGCTCTCACTCAGGGCCGCCTGGACAAGATGCTGTGAATATAATGAGGCCTGGTCTCCTTTCTCTGGAGAAAACAAACACTCAGTCCTCCGAAGCCCTGGGCGGTGGCATACATCGCCATCCGGGGGTGGTGCAGAATTCTTTCACTGTTCTTTCTTCTTCACCTGTCTTCATCCCCAGGCCACAGACCACATCCTTGGGTTCCAGAAACTGAGCTCTTCGGTGCCCCCCGCcccatttttttggccacgctgcacggcttatgggatcttagttccctgaccagggattgaacccggcgctacagcagtgaaagcgctgagtcctaaccaatggactgtcagggaattcccttgggTGTCCTTGAAGGAGCACTGAGTGTTTGCCCAAACCTAGCCTGAGCAGAAGGGAGCCCCTACGGCCGTCAGTACCATCACACTGCCTGGTGCTGGGCCACGGGGCTCTAGGTGCGTTCCCCAGCCCGGGAGGGGTTCAGGTCTGCAGAGGCTGCATAGCGGTGTCTGACATCTCCACCGTGACTGTGAAATCTTTAGCAAGTGTAGCTTTTCCCTTCTAGCTCAGAGATTGGCAGACTACAACCCCTGCACCAGATCTGGCCTGCTGTCTGTTTTTGGATGACTTGTGAGCCATGAATGGTTTCAGCCATTTTAAGTGgttgaaaataaatcaaaaggagGATAATATTTTGTGCCACGTGAAAATCATGAAATTCAaacttcagtgtccataaataaagttttattgaaatacagccATAcctgttcatttacatattgtcaatGGCCGCGTtcatgctacaacagcagagttgaatagtAGCTACGTAGGTGGgtttgaaatatttactatcttgccCTTCACAC
This window of the Orcinus orca chromosome 14, mOrcOrc1.1, whole genome shotgun sequence genome carries:
- the TSPAN14 gene encoding tetraspanin-14 isoform X2, translating into MHYYRYSNAEVSCWYKYLLFSYNIVFWLAGVVFLGVGLWAWSEKGVLSDLTKVTRMHGIDPVVLVLMVGVVMFTLGFAGCVGALRENICLLNFFCSAIVLIFFLELAVAVLAFLFQDWVRDRFREFFESNIRSYRDDIDLQNLIDSLQKANQCCGAYGPEDWDLNVYFNCSGASYSREKCGVPFSCCVPDPAQKVVNTQCGYDVRTQLKSKWDESIFTKGCIQALEGWLPRNIYIVAGVFIAISLLQWLTDLKGRPRDRSIWKKKEKNLLAKQIFGIFLARTLISDIEAVKAGHHF
- the TSPAN14 gene encoding tetraspanin-14 isoform X1, with the translated sequence MHYYRYSNAEVSCWYKYLLFSYNIVFWLAGVVFLGVGLWAWSEKGVLSDLTKVTRMHGIDPVVLVLMVGVVMFTLGFAGCVGALRENICLLNFFCSAIVLIFFLELAVAVLAFLFQDWVRDRFREFFESNIRSYRDDIDLQNLIDSLQKANQCCGAYGPEDWDLNVYFNCSGASYSREKCGVPFSCCVPDPAQKVVNTQCGYDVRTQLKSKWDESIFTKGCIQALEGWLPRNIYIVAGVFIAISLLQIFGIFLARTLISDIEAVKAGHHF
- the TSPAN14 gene encoding tetraspanin-14 isoform X4; this encodes MHGIDPVVLVLMVGVVMFTLGFAGCVGALRENICLLNFFCSAIVLIFFLELAVAVLAFLFQDWVRDRFREFFESNIRSYRDDIDLQNLIDSLQKANQCCGAYGPEDWDLNVYFNCSGASYSREKCGVPFSCCVPDPAQKVVNTQCGYDVRTQLKSKWDESIFTKGCIQALEGWLPRNIYIVAGVFIAISLLQWLTDLKGRPRDRSIWKKKEKNLLAKQIFGIFLARTLISDIEAVKAGHHF